CTGGCCGTAATGGGTTTCTGCCAGTCAACCATCGGAGCGCAGGTATTTCTGCCTTATCTGGCTTTACTGCTCTATCTGATGATTACAGAACTTTATCTGAAAAAGAAGAATCCTATCGGCAATTGGGCTTTTTCTACGCTGAGCCAGCTATACGTGGCACTCCCGTTTGCATTGCTCAATGTATTAGCTTTCCAGTATAGCCCTACAGAAAGCAGTGTGACCTATAACCCTATCCTGCCGCTTTCCATCTTCGTATTTATATGGTTGAGCGATACAGGTGCTTACTGTGTAGGTTCCCTGATTGGCAAGCATCGTCTGTTCGAACGCATTTCCCCTAAGAAATCCTGGGAAGGAAGCATCAGTGGCGGTGTATTCTCTATAGCCTCTTCATTTGTATTTGCACATTACTTCCCATTCATGCCTATTTGGCAATGGGCAGGACTGGCATTGATCGTTGTTATATTCGGCACATGGGGAGATCTAACAGAATCACTGATGAAACGCCAGTTAGGTATTAAAGACTCGGGACATATCCTGCCCGGACACGGAGGAATGCTCGACCGCTTCGACAGCGCTTTGCTGGCAATCCCCGCGGCAGTGGTCTACCTCTATGTATTGACCTTGTTATAAAATAAAAAAGCCGGAGGAATTCACATTCACCCGGCTTCACACAAAACACTTTACTCTACTTCAATTGCATCTTTGAGAAATCTAAGTTCGAAGCTTCTTCAGCATTACTTGATTGTTTTTCAAATACTATTTCTACTTCTTTATTCACTTCCGAATTAAGTTTCAGCTTGATACCCTTCATCTCAGGAGTCAATACTTCTTTTAGATTGAAAGAAACTAATCCGGCGGCACGGCGTCCACTTACATCACCGTAGTTATTATAACGAAGTTCAAGATGGAGATATCCGTCATCTTCACTCACAGCATCTGCTGTAGCTTCAGCAGGTTGCACCAGACTGATACGATGTTTCGTATCAGGATCCTTCGGCAAGTTCTGCATAAAGACAATGTTCATATAACCACCACTGACCGTCAGGTCTCCCTTATAAATCAGTACCGGATCATTACCATATTCTTCCTCATTCTCAGCAGTCAACGGTTCCACTACTTTCGTCAGGGCATGCTCAAGACGCAAGATCTTCACAGCATGGTCATATCCTTCATAATTATCATAAATAGGATTGAACACCGTAACCACACGTTGTCCGTCTACCGGCTGATACCAGCCCATATCCGTATTGATAGGCCAAAGTGTTCCCCAAGTATCACTCTCCATATAGAAAGCATTCCCCTTTACACGTATAGTAGCCCAGTTCGGATAAGAAAAGTCCCCGATTGAGTATCCGCCGTCGAGATCATCGCACGATTGCAAGGCAGGTAGCACCGCCAGGCACATCATCATAAATAACCAATGTAATTTCTTCATAATTAAAGTCCTCTTGTTTGTTACCGTAATAATTGTTTAGTTCATAAATATCGCATGTTCTGACTATAAAATACGAAAGCCGGGCTATTACTGCACCGGCTTTATCACTTTTAACAATTTTATGGTCTTTTGAAGCCAAAGAGGTTTCATTATGTAAGAAGAATCACTTTCGTAGCAAGCGTACCATCTCTTGTGCCGCCCGCTTCGGAGCACCTGCATCACCCAAGCGTGCCGCCATGTATTCATATCCATCAAGCATTCGCTGCCGATAATCTTTATCATATAGAATACGTTCCAGTTCGGCACGTGCTTGTTCAACTGTCATTGTATCAGCTACCAGTTCCTTCACTACTTCACGGTTCGCAATCAGATTTACCAGCGAAATGTACTTCACCGTCAGTATATGGCGGCGCAGGAAAGAGACGACTTTCCCTATCGGCGTATGATAACAAACAGCTTGCGGCAC
The nucleotide sequence above comes from Bacteroides intestinalis DSM 17393. Encoded proteins:
- a CDS encoding NigD1/NigD2 family lipoprotein, translated to MKKLHWLFMMMCLAVLPALQSCDDLDGGYSIGDFSYPNWATIRVKGNAFYMESDTWGTLWPINTDMGWYQPVDGQRVVTVFNPIYDNYEGYDHAVKILRLEHALTKVVEPLTAENEEEYGNDPVLIYKGDLTVSGGYMNIVFMQNLPKDPDTKHRISLVQPAEATADAVSEDDGYLHLELRYNNYGDVSGRRAAGLVSFNLKEVLTPEMKGIKLKLNSEVNKEVEIVFEKQSSNAEEASNLDFSKMQLK
- a CDS encoding phosphatidate cytidylyltransferase, with product MKSNFLQRAITGVLFVVVLVGCILYSPLSFGILFTIIGALSVHEFGHLINQSGEVQINKTITALGGAYLFLAVMGFCQSTIGAQVFLPYLALLLYLMITELYLKKKNPIGNWAFSTLSQLYVALPFALLNVLAFQYSPTESSVTYNPILPLSIFVFIWLSDTGAYCVGSLIGKHRLFERISPKKSWEGSISGGVFSIASSFVFAHYFPFMPIWQWAGLALIVVIFGTWGDLTESLMKRQLGIKDSGHILPGHGGMLDRFDSALLAIPAAVVYLYVLTLL